A stretch of Bombus vancouverensis nearcticus chromosome 13, iyBomVanc1_principal, whole genome shotgun sequence DNA encodes these proteins:
- the LOC117159417 gene encoding uncharacterized protein LOC117159417, protein MMSKNNENGISLATPPAIHVGPIVNPGTNETISIVIPLSAQLATVTSQKIEKSCKDYTKDGKQSSNNVHSRLRNDKTKGCPYPGCTRYGRAFSRAHDLKRHIARHEMRKEKLHDYENYTMVGKQNGKESNENIANGIIDRQHMVWNDESRESKSYSCLHCKKKYTSEIKLRAHMSSHEKVLGKNVCALCGTCSRDEEELQEHMKQHTANMLEAQTVLEKSERGQQPEKEDDFLLEEMLLLNKNPRRIAQPVKNNSNTASKIRCDYCSKTFKTKWTLSSHVAAHEGRFQFDCGQCGKKFVRKSHYEGHMRSHEAARPYVCEQCGKTFKELKHRREHTKRKHPTNQNAIQTLLDSISPCASDELPVDQAKFTLLMPVNFSV, encoded by the exons ATGATgagtaaaaataatgaaaatggtATATCCCTGGCGACGCCTCCAGCCATACATGTTGGTCCCATAGTGAATCCAGGAACCAATGAAACCATCTCTATTGTAATTCCATTATCAGCTCAGTTGGCCACAGTTACCAgtcagaaaattgaaaaatcttgCAAAGATTACACCAAGGATGGCAAACAGTCGTCCAATAATGTTCACTCTCGGCTAAGAAACGATAAAACCAAAGGATGTCCTTATCCTGGCTGCACCAGGTATGGGAGAGCCTTCTCGAGGGCACACGACCTGAAACGACACATTGCTCGTCACGAAATGAGAAAAGAAAAGCTGCACGATTATGAAAATTACACTATGGTCGGCAAACAAAATGGGAAGGAAAGTAACGAGAATATagcaaatggaataattgataGACAACATATGGTTTGGAATGATGAATCACGCGAGAGTAAATCTTATTCTTGTTTGCATTGCAAGAAGAAGTACACTAGTGAGATTAAGCTCAGAGCTCACATGAGCTCCCATGAAAAG GTTCTGGGTAAGAATGTGTGTGCTCTGTGTGGAACATGTTCCCGGGATGAGGAGGAATTACAAGAGCATATGAAGCAACACACAGCAAACATGTTGGAAGCTCAAACAGTGTTAGAAAAGAGTGAAAGGGGACAACAACCAGAAAAAGAAGACGACTTCTTGCTTGAAGAGATGTTGCTTCTGAATAAGAATCCTCGAAGAATTGCGCAACCAGTGAAAAATAATTCGAATACAGCATCCAAGATAAGATGTGACTACTGTTCCAAGACTTTCAAGACCAAATGGACATTGAGCTCCCACGTGGCGGCTCACGAAGGCCGTTTTCAATTCGACTGCGGTCAGTGTGGCAAGAAATTTGTCAGAAAGAGTCACTACGAAGGTCACATGAGATCTCACGAAGCAGCACGACCTTATGTCTGCGAACAATGCGGGAAAACGTTTAAAGAATTGAAGCACAGGAGGGAACATACTAAGAGGAAGCACCCCACTAACCAGAACGCGATTCAAACGCTTTTGGACAGCATCAGTCCGTGTGCATCCGATGAATTACCGGTGGATCAGGCCAAGTTCACACTCCTGATGCCTGTTAATTTCTCTGTCTAA
- the LOC117163419 gene encoding chymotrypsinogen A isoform X1, with protein sequence MNLRGGLAILLFILAEIDCTILRIVQEDHFSCGCPSASHRQPRAILSVKNVTSSTVDKQKNVGSTTGRIFNGKPSKRGSWPWQVSLQLLHPKLGFIGHWCGGVLIEPTWVVTAAHCIHNELFNLPIGALWTAVVGEWELDSGGRGSARLPVERVILHERFNNYLHDIALMKLARPAPLSKVVRTICLPEPEEELANRQCVASGWGRYGPSQSLSTALLEASVPLLDLEKCMKAYGKSVSLRSGHLCAGHTDGSTGSCVGDSGGPLQCRRADGVWQLAGVTSFGSGCARPGYPDVYTRIQYYVKWIRNTMNNDDDTQFL encoded by the exons ATGAATCTTCGCGGTGGGCTGGCGATACTTCTTTTCATTCTTGCGGAGATCGACTGCACGATCCTGAGGATCGTTCAGGAAGATCATTTCT CTTGCGGATGTCCTTCAGCATCGCATAGGCAGCCACGTGCGATTCTGTCGGTGAAAAACGTCACTTCTTCTACTGTGGACAAGCAAAAGAACGTCGGGAGTACAACGGGTCGAATATTTAACGGGAAACCGAGTAAACGAGGCTCTTGGCCCTGGCAGGTGTCTCTACAGCTTCTCCACCCAAAATTGGGATTTATCGGTCACTGGTGCGGCGGCGTTCTCATTGAACCCACTTGGGTCGTCACAGCTGCTCATTGCATTCATAA CGAGCTTTTCAATTTACCGATTGGTGCACTGTGGACGGCGGTGGTCGGGGAATGGGAATTAGACTCCGGTGGACGAGGCTCGGCAAGGCTACCTGTTGAACGAGTGATCCTCCATGAGAGATTCAACAATTACTTACACGATATTG CGCTGATGAAGTTAGCTAGACCAGCTCCTTTGTCCAAAGTAGTACGAACGATATGTTTACCGGAGCCGGAAGAGGAGCTTGCGAATAGACAATGCGTCGCTTCTGGCTGGGGTCGATACGGACCTTCTCAGTCACTTTCCACTGCATTATTAGAAGCCTCAGTGCCATTGCTAGATCTTGAAAAATGCATGAAAGCTTATGGGAAATCGGTATCGCTTCGAAGCGGTCATCTCTGTGCTGGTCACACTGATGGCTCGACCGGAAGCTGCGTG GGTGATTCTGGAGGACCATTACAATGCCGTCGCGCAGACGGAGTATGGCAATTGGCAGGCGTCACTTCTTTTGGATCAGGATGTGCTAGACCAGGATATCCTGATGTGTATACTAGGATAcagtattacgtaaaatggataAGAAATACTATGAACAATGACGATGATacgcaatttttataa
- the LOC117163419 gene encoding chymotrypsinogen A isoform X2 has translation MNLRGGLAILLFILAEIDCTILRIVQEDHFSSHRQPRAILSVKNVTSSTVDKQKNVGSTTGRIFNGKPSKRGSWPWQVSLQLLHPKLGFIGHWCGGVLIEPTWVVTAAHCIHNELFNLPIGALWTAVVGEWELDSGGRGSARLPVERVILHERFNNYLHDIALMKLARPAPLSKVVRTICLPEPEEELANRQCVASGWGRYGPSQSLSTALLEASVPLLDLEKCMKAYGKSVSLRSGHLCAGHTDGSTGSCVGDSGGPLQCRRADGVWQLAGVTSFGSGCARPGYPDVYTRIQYYVKWIRNTMNNDDDTQFL, from the exons ATGAATCTTCGCGGTGGGCTGGCGATACTTCTTTTCATTCTTGCGGAGATCGACTGCACGATCCTGAGGATCGTTCAGGAAGATCATTTCT CATCGCATAGGCAGCCACGTGCGATTCTGTCGGTGAAAAACGTCACTTCTTCTACTGTGGACAAGCAAAAGAACGTCGGGAGTACAACGGGTCGAATATTTAACGGGAAACCGAGTAAACGAGGCTCTTGGCCCTGGCAGGTGTCTCTACAGCTTCTCCACCCAAAATTGGGATTTATCGGTCACTGGTGCGGCGGCGTTCTCATTGAACCCACTTGGGTCGTCACAGCTGCTCATTGCATTCATAA CGAGCTTTTCAATTTACCGATTGGTGCACTGTGGACGGCGGTGGTCGGGGAATGGGAATTAGACTCCGGTGGACGAGGCTCGGCAAGGCTACCTGTTGAACGAGTGATCCTCCATGAGAGATTCAACAATTACTTACACGATATTG CGCTGATGAAGTTAGCTAGACCAGCTCCTTTGTCCAAAGTAGTACGAACGATATGTTTACCGGAGCCGGAAGAGGAGCTTGCGAATAGACAATGCGTCGCTTCTGGCTGGGGTCGATACGGACCTTCTCAGTCACTTTCCACTGCATTATTAGAAGCCTCAGTGCCATTGCTAGATCTTGAAAAATGCATGAAAGCTTATGGGAAATCGGTATCGCTTCGAAGCGGTCATCTCTGTGCTGGTCACACTGATGGCTCGACCGGAAGCTGCGTG GGTGATTCTGGAGGACCATTACAATGCCGTCGCGCAGACGGAGTATGGCAATTGGCAGGCGTCACTTCTTTTGGATCAGGATGTGCTAGACCAGGATATCCTGATGTGTATACTAGGATAcagtattacgtaaaatggataAGAAATACTATGAACAATGACGATGATacgcaatttttataa
- the mRpL39 gene encoding mitochondrial ribosomal protein L39, whose protein sequence is MFQRYKNLCLTSNIQSRYKSILSKAEAKERRNLLFEEEKKRQRSTVGRIEKIEVKYISPIEDITLIMNKSISTPTDCAKHISEGVSKVSALAMVDGLPWDMNRPLLQNCELKLLNLLSPENKIVNAAFWRTCSFILGAVIDMAFKPEITVHLHSFPIPVIKSGSFIYDVYANLVDWKPTNEEMRALSAQYVKLINKELPIDRIEISESLALDMFQDNPIKMSQIPEIANSNNNKITLYRIGDHIDISKGPMIGNSSLIGRCTIAAVHQVSDQENLYRFQGVALPKGILLNQYAYGMLQNRAKKLNTTTWSFLSEENNEEADTEMVHRN, encoded by the coding sequence AGATATAAAAGTATACTATCAAAAGCTGAAgcaaaagagagaagaaatttgttatttgaagaggagaagaaaagacaaagaagcACTGTGGGACGAATTGAAAAGATAgaagttaaatatatatctCCTATAGAAGACATAACACTTATTATGAACAAAAGTATATCAACCCCCACAGATTGTGCAAAACATATCTCTGAAGGTGTATCTAAAGTGTCTGCTCTCGCTATGGTTGATGGGTTACCGTGGGATATGAACAGACCTTTATTACAAAATTGTGAATTAAAGCTTTTAAATTTGCTTAGCCCAGAAAACAAAATAGTAAACGCAGCCTTTTGGCGAActtgttcttttattttggGTGCTGTTATAGATATGGCCTTTAAACCAGAGATAACAGTTCACTTACACAGCTTCCCAATACCAGTCATAAAATCAGGTAGTTTTATATATGATGTGTATGCTAATTTGGTTGATTGGAAGCCTACAAATGAAGAAATGCGTGCATTATCTGCTCAATATGTAAAGCTGATAAACAAGGAATTGCCTATAGATAGGATAGAGATTTCAGAAAGTTTAGCACTTGACATGTTCCAAGATAACCCTATTAAAATGTCACAAATACCAGAAATTGCAAAcagtaacaataataaaattactttGTATAGAATCGGTGATCATATAGATATTAGTAAAGGACCTATGATAGGAAACAGTTCATTGATAGGACGTTGTACAATTGCTGCTGTCCACCAAGTTTCAGATCAGGAAAATCTGTATAGATTTCAAGGTGTAGCACTTCCTAAAGGAATTCTTTTAAACCAATATGCGTATGGCATGTTGCAGAATCGCGCTAAAAAACTAAACACTACAACATGGTCGTTCTTATCGGAGGAAAATAACGAGGAGGCGGATACCGAAATGGTTCATAGGAACTAA
- the LOC117159408 gene encoding uncharacterized protein LOC117159408 gives MNANKRPKIPIIRCDQYQGSRKESEISPLAEQSCHGYALDTLPPEVLEMILRLLPLHDVATSVRLVSRLTFVCIRHCSTVAAAVLNGAFLMACAKVDGIIKRNENVMKTTKTDAELFACSKALDALELIKAQYKMLRAVTWRYTHPPTKQQKFPRLCFYAGSLLDNLNELLSQISKYHSSIIGPRTAESTISSFIAICKRFMNFFEKVSERRVNRSALISGCKIVDVLDCLVEGRQVLFFKVLSNKRDTGRIVSMKLKYTMKRAWFTSLDVSKKAEENSWRDEQRFMYLRLRRLVGSVNEHLFENSHYEHELLLQIPLTLPLRPPPASTYSGYGEYGGRFFYYGNMNKYAYESKFMQTVSTTNLTVETEQQVQRPPSFDLIIEVELKCTPDLAPLAVRSILRSDEFETYEMKVCRNQQLYLQMNVTCPASIANRLPGNFVWELHSPRRVLMVEDV, from the exons ATGAACGCGAACAAGCGACCGAAAATACCAATTATAAGATGCGATCAATATCAGGGATCGCGGAAAGAATCAGAAATATCCCCGTTAGCAGAACAAAGTTGTCATGGCTATGCATTAGACACGCTTCCGCCGGAAGTTTTGGAGATGATTCTTCGGTTACTGCCTCTTCATGATGTTGCTACTTCCGTTCGTTTAGTTTctag ACTCACTTTTGTCTGTATTAGACACTGCTCAACGGTTGCAGCAGCAGTTTTAAATGGCGCCTTTCTGATGGCTTGCGCGAAGGTGGATGGTATAATAAAGCGCAACGAGAACGTCATGAAAACTACAAAAACGGACGCCGAATTATTTGCCTGTAGCAAAGCTTTAGACGCTCTAGAGCTGATTAAAGCACAGTACAAAATGCTACGAGCAGTCACTTGGAGGTATACACATCCTCCAACGAAGCAACAAAAATTTCCAAGGCTTTGTTTCTACGCTGGTAGTCTGCTCGACAACCTGAACGAGCTACTTAGTCAAATTTCAAAGTATCATTCGTCCATCATCGGTCCTCGTACAGCAGAATCGACTATCTCTTCTTTTATAGCCATCTGCAAACGGTTCATGAACTTCTTTGAAAAAGTCTCTGAACGCAGGGTGAACAG ATCGGCCCTGATTTCCGGATGCAAGATCGTAGACGTTCTGGACTGTCTCGTAGAAGGTCGACAAGTACTCTTTTTCAAAGTATTGAGTAACAAACGAGATACCGGGAGAATTGTCAGCATGAAATTGAAATACACAATGAAACGCGCTTGGTTCACCAGTCTAGATGTTTCCAAAAAGGCTGAAGAGAATTCTTGGAGAGACGAACAACGTTTCATGTATCTTCGATTACGACGTCTAGTAGGCAGTGTGAACGAACACCTCTTCGAGAACTCACATTACGAACACGAATTACTCTTACAG ATTCCTTTGACACTCCCGTTGAGACCTCCGCCAGCTTCCACTTACTCAGGATACGGAGAATATGGTGGACGTTTCTTTTACTATGGAAATATGAACAAATACGCTTATGAGAGCAAATTCATGCAGACAGTAAGCACGACGAATTTGACAGTTGAAACGGAACAACAAGTCCAGAGGCCACCGTCTTTCGATTTAATAATCGAAGTCGAACTGAAATGCACGCCAGACCTGGCTCCACTTGCTGTTAGATCGATATTAAGATCGGACGAGTTCGAAACTTACGAGATGAAAGTGTGCAGGAATCAGCAACTTTACTTGCAAATGAACGTCACGTGTCCAGCATCGATAGCTAATAGATTACCTGGTAATTTTGTGTGGGAATTGCATAGTCCACGACGTGTACTTATGGTGGAAGATGTATAG